A window of the Lactuca sativa cultivar Salinas chromosome 5, Lsat_Salinas_v11, whole genome shotgun sequence genome harbors these coding sequences:
- the LOC111887054 gene encoding uncharacterized protein At4g06744 translates to MGGLHVILLLICIIHLFAINGEAVTPRETLEIIIGGAAASPSPPPPEYQDCPPPPPPPCSPTPTPTPPPPPPPHPPSPSPQSPPPPSPSPSPTPTPPPLPLPPSPSPQSSPKPTDPPSHGPTPDGFSGFESELLRGYYDVIQAFKKKVTIDPTGITKTWEGNNICRDYKGFICDIVPDVIQKTISGVNFNNRNLYGPNLTLTEFLSGLKDLAFFHANSNNFTGTIPTDIGTLRYLYELDLSNNKLSGNFPNQVLHATKLEFLDLRFNAFFGVVPPQVFLLGLDLLFINNNNFEQTLPENLGSTPALYLTLANNKFVGGIPRSIGQASNTLLEVLFLNNQLTGCLPYEIGLLNKSTVLDVGFNQLTGPIPHSLQCLEKMELLNLANNKFYNEVPEPLCNLPELSNFTASYNYFTRVGPKCRALINKGVLDVKMNCIFYLPNQRSKADCANFFLNLPSCAYEKSLTFVPCSKVYSGNQLEASNVQWATPSPAPAPLMRSYGALSQH, encoded by the coding sequence ATGGGCGGCCTTCACGTAATTCTACTCTTGATTTGCATAATTCATCTCTTTGCTATTAATGGCGAAGCTGTTACTCCTAGAGAAACACTTGAGATAATCATAGGTGGTGCTGCTGCGTCTCCATCGCCACCACCGCCGGAATATCAAGATTGCCCCCCTCCACCTCCCCCTCCGTGTTcaccaacaccaacaccaacaccaccaccacctccacctccacatCCACCATCACCAAGTCCACAATCACCAcctccaccatcaccatcaccatcaccaacaccaacaccacctccacttCCACTTCCACCATCACCAAGTCCACAATCATCACCAAAACCAACAGATCCGCCATCACATGGGCCAACACCAGATGGTTTCAGTGGTTTCGAGAGCGAGCTACTACGAGGATACTATGACGTCATCCAAGCCTTCAAAAAGAAAGTGACAATCGATCCGACAGGCATTACGAAAACATGGGAAGGCAACAATATTTGCAGGGATTACAAAGGGTTCATTTGCGACATTGTACCGGATGTTATACAAAAGACCATCTCCGGCGTCAACTTCAACAACAGGAATTTGTATGGCCCAAATCTAACCCTCACTGAATTCCTAAGCGGTTTAAAAGATCTCGCATTTTTCCATGCAAATTCCAATAACTTCACAGGCACCATACCCACTGATATAGGCACACTCCGCTACTTATATGAGCTCGACCTCAGTAACAACAAATTATCCGGCAACTTCCCAAACCAAGTCCTCCATGCCACGAAGTTAGAATTCCTTGACCTCAGGTTCAATGCCTTTTTTGGCGTTGTTCCTCCACAAGTCTTCCTTCTCGGCCTCGACTTGCTcttcatcaacaacaacaatttCGAGCAAACACTCCCGGAAAACCTTGGCTCCACGCCGGCGCTTTATCTAACCCTGGCTAACAACAAATTCGTCGGTGGAATCCCTCGGAGCATTGGTCAAGCCTCCAACACCCTGCTGGAGGTTCTTTTCTTGAACAACCAGCTAACCGGTTGTTTGCCATATGAAATCGGACTTTTGAATAAATCCACTGTGTTAGACGTTGGATTCAACCAGTTAACCGGTCCAATCCCACACTCGCTTCAGTGCTTAGAGAAAATGGAGCTTCTGAACTTGGCTAACAATAAGTTCTACAACGAAGTGCCGGAGCCGTTATGCAACCTACCGGAACTGTCGAATTTCACTGCTTCGTATAATTATTTCACTCGGGTTGGGCCCAAGTGTCGGGCACTGATCAACAAAGGTGTTCTTGATGTGAAGATGAACTGCATTTTCTATCTACCGAATCAGAGATCGAAAGCCGATTGTGCTAATTTCTTCTTGAATCTTCCTTCTTGCGCTTATGAAAAATCTTTGACATTTGTACCTTGCTCCAAAGTGTATTCTGGTAATCAGCTGGAGGCGTCCAACGTTCAATGGGCTACTCCATCGCCGGCACCGGCTCCTCTAATGCGAAGTTATGGTGCACTTTCGCAACATTAA